The genomic stretch CAATGGTGACAACAACGACGACGACAGCAACCCCACTAccaacaccaccaacaacaaaTTGGATTTAAAAGCATCTTTCAAGGTACCCAAGGACACTGGAAAGAATGAATTTAAAAcataaaaaggggggagggagggccCAGATGAGGAGAGAGCTCAACTCATTGGGTGAAAAGGAGGTTTATTTGCCGCTGAAAGCCTCTCTGAAGAGGTGGGTATTGAACTGAGCCTTAAAGCTGGAGTTAGATTCAGCATTTCGGATGGAGTTCAGGAGACCGTTCCAAAGCTCAGGGTTAGCTACGCTGAAGGGCTGGTCCCCGCTGATCTGAGCCTGGTTGTGGGAGGCTGGTGGTGGGGAGGGCTGGGAGGCTGGTGTCAAAGGAGGGCTGGGAGGCTGGTGGCAGAGGAGGGCTGGGAGGCTGGTGGCAGAGGAGGGCTGGGAGGCTGGTGGTGGGAGGGCAGTGGCAGAGGAGGGCTGGGAGGCTGGTGGTGGGGAGAGCTGGGAGGCTGGTGGTGGGAGGGCTGGGAGGCTGGTGGTGGGGAGGGCTGGGATGCTGGTGGTGGGGAGAGCTGAGAGGAGCGAGAAGGTGTGTAGCTAGAGAGGAGGCTGGTGGTGAGGAGGGCTGGGAGGTTGGTGGTGGGGAGGGCTGGGATGCTGGTGGCAGAGGAGGGCTGAGAAAGTGTGTAGCTAGAGAGGAGGCTGGAGAGGTAGATGGGGTCTTCTCTGTGGAGAATGTAGACCATCTCATTTTTTCGGGTTTGGAAACGGGGACATGTTAGACCACAGAATGCTTCGGAGAAAACCAAACGGTAAATTGTGTcccaagtttttttgttttttggggggtgggtgggtggggagggggggtatggtTTCAAAAGGAGAATTGCTCTTCCACGACCGCTTTAACTGACAAAATTCCTGATGACTATAGACAGGTCCATATTGGTGGATGAATTCATTAATGTTTCTTCTACTGTAAAAACTATTTCCATTTTCATTCACTTTCAAATCAAACTGgccaacaaacaaataaatgtggAGCCAATAAACGGGGATCTGACAAACACACTGGTCTGCTTTATAATCACACGAGAGGGAAGGAGGTGTGGGAAAACAACAGTtaaaccggcttcccaccctgaaTAGATCCTCCTTTAGACGATGACATGAGGTCTattctctaccccccccctttccgTTTTGCACAAGGGATCTCCATAGTCCAGGTCTCTGAGACTGCTGGGAATCCACGTGGCTCACTTTACAGAAATGAACGCATCGAAACtatctgttctctcctctctctctctttctctctctctttctttctttctttctttctttctctttctcaagTCCCTGCTCTCCCCGCTTCCTTTCCTCTGAAAGAGGAGCAGGAATAACTGGTTTGGCCTTCGCCCTGATTGCATGTTTTCCTTCTTTTTGTCTTGCCTTGCTCTgctgctttctgtctgtcggtttctccctttctctctctgtgtgtgtgtgtgtgtctttcgctctctgtttctcactctctctctctctgtctgtctctatctgtgtctgtctctctctcatccgtctgtctctttgtgtctgtctctctctgtgtctgtctgtctctctgtctctgtgtgtgtctctctctctgtcacgctgtgtctgtctgtctctctgtccgtctgtctctgtgttcgtctctctctcgcgcggtctctttctgtctctctctctgtgtcagtctctctctcatctgtctgtctctctctcatctgtctgtctcttcgtgtctgtctctctgtctctgtgtgtgtgtctctctctctctgtcacgctgtgtctgtctgtctctgtgttcgtctctctctcgcgcggtctctttctgtctctctctctgtgtcagtctctctctctcgcgcggtctctctgtctctctgtgtcagtctctctctctcgcgcggtctctttctgtctctctctctgtgtcagtctctctctctcgcgcggtctctttctgtctctctctctccgtgtcagtctctctctctcgcgcggtctctttctgtctctctctctgtgtcagtctctctctctcgcgcggtctctttctgtctctctctctgtgtcagtctctctctctcgcgcggtctctttctgtctctctctctgtgtcagtctctctctctcgcgcggtctctttctgtctctctctctgtgtcagtctctctctctgtgtcagtctctctctccgtgtctgtctgtTTGGCAGAGTCTGTCCAGGCATGTGTAAACAGGGTGCAGACAGAACAGTGAATGTAACTTTCGTACTCTCTTTATTCCTCGTCTGCGTGTTCGCCGGTGTTGTTATCGTTTCTGGGCGTATCGAAACTGCTCGCATGGCAACAAAGCAAACAAACGGAGGGGAATCAAAGTCGCGGCCGACCAATCGGAGGGGCTGCAGAGGAGAACCCGACAGGTTTCTCCTCTTCGTCTCAAAGCGCCGCCGCGGCCTGAAACAACACACCTTTAACCCTTCGCCGCTGGCGCGCTTCGTTCAAGTCCCCCTTCACGCCGCCGGAAAACCAGCGGCTCCTCTCCCCGGGCGCCACATGAACACAACATACGAGACCGaagatggcacacacacacacacacacacacataaaaataaataaataaataacgcaATGCTGCCCAATGGTAGAAAGgcaatgaaacaaacaaacaagacttCATAAAGACCAACCAAGACGGCTCTTCCCCGTCTGGAGTAGATCCACTTATTGTGTTTATCCATCCAGATTaatacacacaccctcacactaaGACTGCTTAATTACTTCTACCACCCAACTGTCTCGGCTCATCGCAGCTCGTTGGTTTTGTGCGTCAGTCAGCGCGACCTGAACACGTTGTCGTACCCGTCGTAACGCCGAGCTGTGCGCGGCtgcaccagccgcttctccgtCAGTGCCGTCAGCCGTTTGTGTTAAAGGTACAACCCTAAATTCAAACGTCAACTAAAGGCTCACTCCGCCACCAAGACACAAACCGCAGGAGGGACGGTCTCGTGATAAAAACGCCACTTACCGACTCCCTTGTAGGTCACTTTGGAGAACAACGTCTGAAAAACGAGCGAATGTAACCCCAAACAACAACCACACCCGAGTTCCTAGTGTGATGATGTAAAGGGTGTGTTCACGTCGCTAATGGTTGTCAAGATTGGAGTCAAACGGACCCGCATTTTCGGTCGCCATCGGTGGAGAAAGACACGACACGCTACACATCTGTATCTCAAACTCTTCAGTTATGGATGTAAATCATTTCATAATCCCAGGTTGGGCCTTCAGCACAACGTTGATAACATTTGTGTTTAACCGTTTCTGATTGGAGGAAAACCTGCAACGagcgtccctgtgtgtgtgtatggtgtgtgtctgtgcaggcgGCAGCACGCCGGCTCTGTCACGCCTGTGTGCAGAACCGACCAATCACGTTCACTCTTTTTTGACGGACAGCTCACAGCAGCCACTCGGGTTGGGCTGCGGTTTCCCGCCctcggcaggtgtgtgtgtgtggcgtctcACCTGTGTGTGTCCGCTGGTGGGCCTTCAGATGAGAGCTCTTTGTGTAAACTTTGCTGCAGCCTGTTGAAATGaaacagggaggaggaggaggaggaggaggaggaggaaacggGTCAGGCTCACTCGCTTTCAGTACCCAAACACACTGGAAACATGGAAACAGAAGCGAGCAAAGCactcagcttttctttttttgctcttCCTCCAATTTCTCAGGTATTTATTTATACTTTCAAAAATGGGGAATTATGGGCATcctggtagcatagtggtctattctgctgcctgcgaacatggggatcgccggttcgaatccccgtgttacctccggcttggtcgggcgtccctacagacacaattggccgtgcctgtgggtgggaagccggatgtgggtatgtgtcctggtcgctgcaatagcgcctcctctggtcagttggggcgcctgtttggaggggttgggttgggggggggacagtgtgatcctcccacgcactacgtccccctggtgaaactcctcactgtcaggtgaaaagaagcggctggtgactccacatgtatgggaggaggcatgtggtagtctgcagccctccccggatcagcagagggtggagcagcgaccgggacggctcgtgtaattggccagatacaactggggagaaattgggggggggggttattccatTTTACCATCTTACACTGGTGAGGATGGATGTGTCACTCAAAAGGAGATGGACGTAGCAGGGGAAATATCTCTAAGCACGGCGACATGCACCTATCAAACCAGCCATAACGTCAGTGACTCAAATGTGGTTTTTGTTTTCCACCCTTTAGTGTGACCTTTCTGCTGAGGGGTTGTTCTGTTACAGCAGTTTAGTTAGGGACATTTTTCTAAGTCATCTCAACTGTTTTCTGTGACAGGTAGCGGTTCCTTTAAGAAACACAGGAAGTTAGCCTCCCACGTGACTagtcaggaagtgaagacgcaTGGCAGGAAGAACAGCCATTTTTTCAGGATACCTTTTTCCACCAGCAAACATCTGCACAGCTCTTATGCCATTCGTAGCATCGTTGTTTCACCATGCCGCCCTTGTTATGTACAGTTAAACACGTATTGCTAATCAGTAAACCTGCGGACGACGCAGTCTGTCTCCCGAGTTTTGATGAACGCAAGGTGTTAGACTCACTGCCAAGCTGTCAGTACATAACAAGGGCGGCACAGGGGTTTAGATTAATCTACTTGCTTCCAGTGCAATTCAACTTTTCCATTTTTCTTCCAATTAAAAGGGAAATAACCACTAATATCAAAGTTTGCTCCACATAAATGCTGTAGTGacgacactccattagcagccataatcctgaccagtcctctgtgtgtctctgaaactgaccgacaatctgtgaatgtgaaaactacaactTGTACTTCCTGGCTTGGTGCATCCTTCAGTGGACTACTTTGAAATAAACTACATTGGAAAACAAaataaggcggcacggtggcgcagtggttagcgcggtcgccttgcagcaagaaggtcctgggttcgagccctggggcagtccagccttgggggtcatcccgggtcgtcttctgtgtggagtttgcatgttctccctgtgtctgtgtgggtttcctccgggggctccggtttcctcccacagtccaaagacatgtagttcaggtgaatcagccatactaaattgtccctaggtgtgtgtgtgtgtgtgtgtgtgtgtgtgtgtgtgtgtgtgtgtgtgtgtgtgtgtgtgtgtgtgtgtccccgcctgccgcccactgactgcggtgataggctccatcatcctcatgaccctgagagcaggatacgcggtttggataatggatggttggatgcatGTATGGAAAACAAAATGCAAAGAACTACGCCAGTGACATGATGACTTTGGCGGCATTTCAGAGACCCACAGaacactgctcagtattatggctgctcatGGAGAGTTATCCCTTCAACATATGTGCAGAGATAATAAACAAAATCACGATTGTCTCCCTTTAACCGAGGTGGTCCTAAAACCAGTGCAGAGATAGAGATGTTAATTATTTTCAAGACATTCCCTCTCTTATCGTCGCACAAATGTTTTTTGCTCCATTTAGTCGAGTGTAAAAATAAGAGTTTAACACAGTGAAAAGtacgtaatcttttttttttcttttccttttggtATTTTCCGTTTTAAAATTACATAATCAATTGAATTTCAAGCTGGAAGAGCACCAGCGAGATACTTCAATGTTAAGCTAATGTGGCAAACCAATGTTCACCTCATGCTGGGATAGGGAAAACATTATCAAGATAACCACAGGGAATTTTACACGATACGATATCGATATACATCaggatatctgcttacatatgcaaaaatgccatgtttaagaatccatctgaggttcatcacattgaactgtttggtaatgtaaagtacaatATAAAAGCCAAAACTAGTTTTTAAATGCTCCCACAAATAATTaacacctcattttgtgagaaattttgggTAATGAAGTCTCATTCTCACTAAATTAGACAGCAAAACTGTGTTTCATATCATTACAATATCCAAATTGCATCTTGATACGTCATTGAAAGATTGTGCCTTGATGctggctcaataatccaggtaagaaaatcaaagaaggtggaatcagttcatgtggatacaatttttattgacagatacatgtcatcactcatctgagtgacatcttcagtctcaaagaccagactgaagatgtcacttagatgagtgatgaaacgtatctgtcaataaacattgtatccagatgaactgattccaccttctttgattgAAAGATGATAATGTTGAACTACTGCCCAGTCCTCACTAACCTGGGTGGTCACAGAAATGGACCCTCCTCTTCTCCAGCTCAGGGTTGTTTCGTCTGTTGTACCTGGGCCCCGTCAAGACGCCCTGGCCGTGTGTCATCAGCATGGCATGATGGGACATCCCCGGTGCTttcagcccccctgtgtgttGCTGATAGGGAGGGGGTACTGGCTGGGTCGCTACGCCCAGCCGCTCAGGCTGGGTGTCAGGGCTCCCTGGCTGGGAGTTGGGGGGTGAGGGCGGCAGACTGTGGGGTTGATGCTGGGGGGTGTTGGCCTGGGGGGGATGGTAGTAATGCACATGGTGTGGCTGCTGGACCTCAGCCATCATGTAGTTGCCGTTGGCTGTCGTCAAGGCGACACTGCTAAGGTTCAGCATGGTCCTGCCGTGGCCACCTCCAGCAAGTGATTGGCTGCTGTGCGACAGGGTCATTGTGAGGTCAGAACCGGTGGTGATGGGCATGTGGTAGACCTGGGGCTGGGGGGCCGGTGGGCCGATGTGAAGCTCCGTGTCCAGAATGGGCTGCTGTGGCTGCTGGAGGGGAACCGCAGCCACGCTGACCACGCCACTGGAGCCCATGTCTGGTTTGATGAAGAGGTTGTTGACTGTGGGTGGTATGCTGAAGACAGAGGTGAAGTCAGGTAGGGCCTGAGTGGATGAGGTGGGGACAGAGCAGGGCACCTCCAGCCCCGGTTCTGTCTTGATCTGCTGGGCTGGCAGGGTTTTGTTATTGTGGCGGAAGAGGCCCGTGCGAAGGTGAGTGGTGCTGGGCAGGATGAGGTTGATGTTGAGGCTGTAGGGAGTGGACGGTTTCTCCTCGGAGAAGTACTCGTCCACCACGGAGGCACTCTCCCGGCGGTACTTCTTGTCGCCCGTCCCGTCGGACAAGCCCAGGATAGGGTTGCTGATCTGTGGGAGATATTTCTCCATCTCTAAACGAGTCTGCGGAAACatacggaggaagaggaggaggagaagtgaGAAACACGGCAGGAATCGATAAACTCACATCAAAATAGAGTGAATAGAAAGCAAAGCTCTTCCAGTGTGTCTACTCAgtgaacaaaaagaaataaaattttaaaaagtgATGAAACTGGATGATGGAATATTAGAAAAAATTAAAACAGAATAGATTTATTCAATCTCTGCAGAGGAGAAGACATAAAAAGTCACAGCACCCCTGTTAAAAGCTCATGCTCAGTAATAATGTGTTAATTGATCATGAACATGGTATGACTAATAAATATAATGTAACTTGTAAATATCTTAAGAAAATATGATACATAAATTAGCATAATATCGCTAGTAAATGTGACTAGTAACTATCATGTCTCGTGAATGCCATAATATAATCAATGAATACCACAACATATAGTACATTCGTAAATATATTAGTAAACATGACTTGTAAATATATGACTGGCAAGTGTAAATGTCTAATATAATGCAAGTAATTAATATCATATAAGTAATATATATCATGAAAGGTAAATATCACTGTGACTAATGAATATTATAACTagtaaatatcaaaatatataaTTTGTGAATATCATAATATGGGCAAAACTCTTTATAAAACAAGTAAATGTGATAATATGAGTGGTAAATATAATTCTCCAGATGACAAAGACTCGAATCACTTGAGCTCGCCGATGAATGAGTGAAACCGGTTAAGAGACAAACTGCAGAAGTTGCTGTCCGTATCCACGGTGACAGCATCGTGTCTTTTAATGAAGACGACAAGGTGAGCACTGCCATGAGCTGCAAGTAACAAGACCACCATGGTGTCTGTTAATCTCTGCTGGTATGACTGACTGCCGTGTTCGCTTTACAGctcagtctttgtgtgtgtgtgtgtgtgtgtgtgtgtgtgtgtgtgtgtgtgtgtgtgtgtgtgtgtgtgtgtgtgtgtgtgtgttcacagtaTCAGTGACAGGCTAACAGGCAGGGACTCACTCATGCATGCcagtatgcacatgcacacataaataTGCATGCACAATCCTGCTGATACACAAGAAAAtgcacaaatgcatgcatgcagacaAAGGCACCTTCACTATGatagtatgcacacacacacacacacacacacacacacacacacacacacacacacgcctgcagaAGTTACAGGTAAAGAGATTCCTCGTTGGGAGTGGCAGATGGATGAGGTTAAGGTATCACCACataaagacaatcacacacacacacacacacacacacacacacaccaaaacaaaggAGCAGGCCTGACAAAGATGAACTGAAACCCAAACACTGTCATGGTAAAAATAGAAGCGGCAGAAGAAGAATCTGATCCTGGACTAGTTTAAGGCCAGCAGGTGTCACAGATCACACCACGGATGAACAGATGGACGGAAAGAAGAGAAAACAAAACGACGAGAAcgagaggacagaggagagaaagaacACGAGGAGGAGAAAGACGACATGACAAGAAAGAGAGGTAGATGGaaaagggaaaaacaaaaactgagGAAGAAATAGAAATGAGCGCCAGATGGAGAAAACGAGACGAGAGAACGAAGTAGCGCGAGCACGAGGAAGAGGTGTCGTGACGAAGGTGGAACAAGGCTCCTCGCTCCATTTGAATGTTCATGAACTCTGTACTTGCAGTAAccatgactcttcacacctaggGTGCCAGAATATTCTCCGACCAACTTCACAGCCATGTATTAAGTGTTCACACTCAAATCATTACAACCCGACCGCAAATCTCTCCTACGATAAAACACGGCGATCAGATTCCTGAATCCAAGTCCAGCAGAAACAAGTCTTTGTGTTGTGGAAATCTAGTATTTCACATCCGGCCTCTGCAGCCACGAGCTCTCGATCTGCACGACCAGAGAACGTTTCAGCAGCAAGAACGTAAATAATGTACATTAACATGTAACGTAAATAATGTACATTAACATGAAGGTGTGTCTGGGACAACACGGACACCCCTGCAGCTCTGAGGTCCAGACCGCGGCCGGGCAGAAACACATCACCGTTTATCCTCCTTCGGCGCTATTGCATAAGGATGGAAGTCGGGTTTTGTCGTATTGtgtgttcattgtgcagttaggttgTCTAAACTAATGATAATGACAATCTGACTGAACATTTCTCACAACGTGAGGTGTGGAACATTTCAGGGAGATTTACTGCAAAACTAGTTTTGGTGGGATATTACGCTTCACTACCAAACAGCTGGAATATGATGAACCTCAGCCGGATTCTCAAACACATGGAAGCAGATAATGTGACATGTAAAACCCCGTGTTGCTGTAATACTACCAGTTTCCATATTCCTCTACTAGTAGAGACCAAAACAAGGCCCCGCTCAACTTGCTCCTGCACATGTTGGACGTCCTCCTCAGACTGACTCTGAACACGGAGCCCATATGGGATGTGGATCTTAGTtgagattatttatttattttagataaaattacaaTAATACGCTTCTGTTtaatttccgcttccggtgtgggaagatggcggcgcgaattcacgtttgcggcagtctcacccagtaccgtccttgcagtgtctttgtccacgtctgagttttgtctttgtttgatggccgggagagctggcgctggatcgggtgggggagcttggtctgccgcgtcctgtgagcccagggaccaccgccctgcctggagctgcgcccgaagaggaaacaccgagggcggtctgacaggacgcggaagcggggcaggctaagctaactgctagcccacgcagaccggcagttccgaggcTGGCGTGTGTTCCCTTGgacaggtttttgtttttgttttgttttttgttttagttaagatatgtgttagtttggatatatgtgttagttaagatatatgtgttagttaagatatatgtgttagtttggatatatgtgttagttaagatatatgtgttagttaggatatatgtgttagcttggatattatgtgttagcttggatatagtatgtgttagtttggatatatgtgttagttaggatatatgtgttagcttggatatatgtgttagcttggatatatgtgctagtttggatatatgtgttagcttggatatatgtgttagcttggatatatgtgttagtttggatatatgtgttagtttggatatatgtgttagttaagatatatgtgttagtttggatatatgtgttagtttggatatatgtgttagtttggatatatgtgttagttaagatgtatgtgttagttaggatatatgtgttagcttggatatatgtgttagtttggatatatgtgttagcttggatatatgtgttagtttggatatatgtgttagcttggatatatgtgttagtttggatatatgtgttagtttggatatatgtgttagtttggatatatgtgttagtttggatatatgtgttagttaagatatatgtgttagtttggatatatgtgttgttaagatatatgtgttagtttggatatatgtgttagcttggatatatgtgttagtttggatatatgtgttgttaagatatatgtgttagtttggatatatgtgttagtttggatatatgtgttagtttggatatatgtgttgttaagatatatgtgttgttaagatatatgtgttgttaagatatatgtgttagtttggatatatgtgttagtttggatatatgtgttagtttggatatatgtgttagtttggatatatgtgttagcttggatatatgtgttagcttggatatatgtgttagtttggatatatgtgttgttaagatatatgtgttagtttggatatatgtgttagtttggatatatgtgttagtttggatatatgttttgttaagatatatgtgttagtttggatatatgtgttagtttggatatatgtgttagtttggatatatgtgttagtttggatatatgtgttagtttggatatatgtgttagttaagagatatgtgttagttaagatatatgttagtttggatatacgcgttagtttggatatacgtgttagttaa from Lampris incognitus isolate fLamInc1 chromosome 8, fLamInc1.hap2, whole genome shotgun sequence encodes the following:
- the klf5l gene encoding Kruppel-like factor 5 like — translated: MSAEGAEEAAVFEDVKPGTRLEMEKYLPQISNPILGLSDGTGDKKYRRESASVVDEYFSEEKPSTPYSLNINLILPSTTHLRTGLFRHNNKTLPAQQIKTEPGLEVPCSVPTSSTQALPDFTSVFSIPPTVNNLFIKPDMGSSGVVSVAAVPLQQPQQPILDTELHIGPPAPQPQVYHMPITTGSDLTMTLSHSSQSLAGGGHGRTMLNLSSVALTTANGNYMMAEVQQPHHVHYYHPPQANTPQHQPHSLPPSPPNSQPGSPDTQPERLGVATQPVPPPYQQHTGGLKAPGMSHHAMLMTHGQGVLTGPRYNRRNNPELEKRRVHFCDHPGCSKVYTKSSHLKAHQRTHTGEKPYRCSWESCDWRFARSDELTRHYRKHTGAKPFKCIACNRCFSRSDHLALHMKRHQN